CATGGAAGAAAAAGTGTTGCCAATGACAAAAGCACAACAACCATAGTGCCCGTTCAAGTTTTCTTTTTGGAACACCTGCATTTTCTCGAATCAATTAGGTGTGATGAACGATTAAACAGAGAATTAGTTAGTTGTGATGATGAAATAATGATTTATACCTTCATGTCCTCGACAAATGAAGGGAATCCACCAACTGTCATGAATGTCATAAATGAAACAACGAAAGCCACCATTAGACCTCTTTCCTGAAAAGTTAATATTCAAAATTGCGTTATGATCAAATTGCGTGGCCATACCAAAATTTCTTCCACTTGCTATTGTTTATACCTCAATTGAACGATAGCTTAAGTCGACATTATAGTAGATATAACCAAGACCCAAAGCAAGGATGACATAAGACACGGATCTCATCCAGTAATAGCCAAGATCGCGGAACATGTTCACGGATGACCTCCTTGTCAAAACCAGGCTCTGtgttgtgaagttggaatgactTCTTTTTTCCAATATTTCACCACCCTGAAAATATATAATGGTATTTGTTAGAATGATCCCTTTTCATCATCCCGCAGACGGGGACGGAGTTATAATTCTGCTAACAGGTTCGACAGAACAGAACAGAACTAGTAGTTTTGACATTTTATATTTGTGTTAAAAATTCACTTAATATGTATCCACAATCCACTAATTAGATTGTCTTTCTTAAAATTCAGAACCCATAAATTTAAAATCCCAGCTCTGTTTCTGCATGCAAACAACCGCTCTTCCTTCGTTTCCTTTTTGGGAGTTTTTCCTTACCTGTTGACATATTTCTGCAACCTCGATCttaactttatggtattcctCGGATGATTTATATGAATTTATGAGAAAATCTACCACTTCTTCCGTCGGCTTTCTTCCAGCTGAACCATGTTCAATATCCTATTAACAAGGCAAAATTACATTGAGTAAAATGCAAACTTAATTTGGCCCCTCTAAGAAAAAGTAAAGAGTATGGATACTATTTACTTACCACATCAAAATCCTtatttattgttttaagaaaATGGTCAGACGGATTCTGAAGAAGTGGGCAAGGGAAACCATTTGTCCCGAAAAACTACAATACCAAAAGCAGAGATTAAAAACAGAGCTAACTAATGAAGTTTTTACATATACTTTTATATGTTGGTGGATTGAGACAAGTAAACTAATCGACCAAAGCTACATTCATGTTTAATCACAATTGTATAATAATCTATTTTAGCTCCAATGATGAATTAGGTAGTATTATTTCTAATAAAGCTACATAAGGACACCATTTACTGAAAATTATGCGTATGCCATTGAGTATACTGCTTGACAAGTTAATGATTTAGCAATTCGTCTATGCAGTTACCTCAATTGCTGCACTAGCAGGTCCAAAATACACGGTTCTTCCCGAAGACAAGATGCATAAACTGTGAAAGAGATTGAAAACTTCAGCACTAGGCTGATGAATAGATGTGATAATGGTTCTTCCCAATCTTTGGCGTGAAATTCCGCTCATCACATAATAAGATGCAGCACTGTCAAGGCCACTGGTTGGTTCATCAAGGAAAAGAAGTTTGGGTCTCGTTAGAATTTCAATACAAATACTAAGTCTCCTCTTTTCTCCTCCGCTAATTCCTTTATTGCCAAATCCTCCAATTCTTGTGTTCATTGCATCTTGCAGCCCCATATCCTTTATAGTTTGTTCTGCTATTTGAATTTTCTCTGATTTTGTCATGGAATCTGGCAGTTGGAGTTGTGCAGAGTAGTAAACAGCTTCTTTAACGGTTAGTGTTGCTATCAGAGTTTCATCTTGAGTCACATATGCCTGAACATTAGCATGTGTTTTTATTAGCTTGTTAATAGTATTAGTCGAGTTCCGAAAAGTCTTTTAGCCCACATTGGTACTTTGAAAAGGCCTTATAACAAGATATACTCCGTATGTCAAATCTAATAAGTACAAGAAGAATCTAAGAAACGTTTTGGAGGGAAGTTGAAATTTGCTAAGACAATATTTAAATACTAATAATATTTTAGTAGGCTTTTGGACATACATATTATTTGCAAATCGACCTTTTTTTTTCCTATAGTTTTTTCAATTATCTCAACTCAACTTGGAATAGAGAGTTTGAAATTCAAAAACTAGTAAAAAAAGGTGTTACCACTGCGAAACAGAAACGAAAAAACTAAATAAATGTAGTGATGCATCAAGCCATGCAGTATTCAGATATGCAGATTTTCTTACAGAAGTTCCATAAGAAAGTTTCTGTTTGTGACCATTGATCAGAATATCCCCACTCTGCCTTGTGCTGAAATCCAGTTGCCCTGATCAAAGGTGAGTCATATAAAATCGGAAATCACATTTGTTGTTTTAGCCTCATGCAAGATAAGTACTGCATAACTACTTCATATATATGCATCGTTTGACATACTCCAGTGT
The sequence above is a segment of the Lycium barbarum isolate Lr01 chromosome 6, ASM1917538v2, whole genome shotgun sequence genome. Coding sequences within it:
- the LOC132598807 gene encoding ABC transporter G family member 1-like isoform X2, whose amino-acid sequence is MELQDIRIGKQEEELNSVKSNGGVFLTWNDLWVTVSTSKNGSKNILEGVTGYARPSELLAVMGPSGSGKSTLLDALAGQLDFSTRQSGDILINGHKQKLSYGTSAYVTQDETLIATLTVKEAVYYSAQLQLPDSMTKSEKIQIAEQTIKDMGLQDAMNTRIGGFGNKGISGGEKRRLSICIEILTRPKLLFLDEPTSGLDSAASYYVMSGISRQRLGRTIITSIHQPSAEVFNLFHSLCILSSGRTVYFGPASAAIEDIEHGSAGRKPTEEVVDFLINSYKSSEEYHKVKIEVAEICQQGGEILEKRSHSNFTTQSLVLTRRSSVNMFRDLGYYWMRSVSYVILALGLGYIYYNVDLSYRSIEERGLMVAFVVSFMTFMTVGGFPSFVEDMKVFQKENLNGHYGCCAFVIGNTFSSMPYLLLISLVPGAIAYFLTGFQNGFEHFIYFALVLFTGMMIVESLMMNVAAIVPNFLMGIVVGAGIQGLMILSGSFFQIPNELPKILWKYPLYYISFHRYAYQGMFKNEFEGLQFTDYVNGNNHTISGEHVLRDRWQVEMAYSKWVDLAILVGTLILYRLVFFLIVKTNEKVVHARKTSASVLSKSSRQIVAKSLPASPLHGLTSSD
- the LOC132598807 gene encoding ABC transporter G family member 1-like isoform X1, producing MELQDIRIGKQEEELNSVKSNGGVFLTWNDLWVTVSTSKNGSKNILEGVTGYARPSELLAVMGPSGSGKSTLLDALAGQLDFSTRQSGDILINGHKQKLSYGTSAYVTQDETLIATLTVKEAVYYSAQLQLPDSMTKSEKIQIAEQTIKDMGLQDAMNTRIGGFGNKGISGGEKRRLSICIEILTRPKLLFLDEPTSGLDSAASYYVMSGISRQRLGRTIITSIHQPSAEVFNLFHSLCILSSGRTVYFGPASAAIEFFGTNGFPCPLLQNPSDHFLKTINKDFDVDIEHGSAGRKPTEEVVDFLINSYKSSEEYHKVKIEVAEICQQGGEILEKRSHSNFTTQSLVLTRRSSVNMFRDLGYYWMRSVSYVILALGLGYIYYNVDLSYRSIEERGLMVAFVVSFMTFMTVGGFPSFVEDMKVFQKENLNGHYGCCAFVIGNTFSSMPYLLLISLVPGAIAYFLTGFQNGFEHFIYFALVLFTGMMIVESLMMNVAAIVPNFLMGIVVGAGIQGLMILSGSFFQIPNELPKILWKYPLYYISFHRYAYQGMFKNEFEGLQFTDYVNGNNHTISGEHVLRDRWQVEMAYSKWVDLAILVGTLILYRLVFFLIVKTNEKVVHARKTSASVLSKSSRQIVAKSLPASPLHGLTSSD